A window of Paraburkholderia sp. ZP32-5 genomic DNA:
TCTCGATGTAGCCATGCCGATCGTGATCGTCGCGGCGGTAGTCGGGCTATTGGTGTCGTTCCTGCAAGCGGTTACGTCGATGCAGGACCAAACGGTGTCTCAAGGCGTGAAGCTGGTGGCGGTGGTCATCGCCATTGCAATCGCCGCGCCGATCTCGGGGGCCGCCGTGCTGCGCTTCGCCAATCAGGTGCTCGCGGCGGCGGCGCCACAATGAGCCCGGTTGGCGTACACACCCCCGCTTCGGCGCAACAGACCGCGGCGACAACGCATGTCGAGCGCGCTCGCGCGGAAAATGCGCAGCCGCAAAAACGCGCGCATTTTGCCGCGCTCTATAAAGGCAAGACCACCTTCGCTCATTCGCGCGCGCAGCGTCTCGCGACGCGCAAAGCGCAAGCCCACCGGCTCGCGCAGAAGCTCGGCGCGCGCAAGCCGGGGATCGCGAAAACGGCCCGCTTCACGCACACCGCGAAAACCGTTTCGCGCGCGGGCAGAGAGGCAGGCAAGGCCAGCACGTCCGGCAAGGGCGAACATCGCAAGGTCAGCCGCGAGCAGGAACGTCGTGGTCGAAATCAGCAGAAGGAACAGCAGGACCGTCAGCAGGGACAGCAAGGGCAGCAAAAAAAGCAGCAGCGGGAAGAACAGTCACGCGAGAGTCGGAAACGGCACGATGGCGCGATGATCGGCGTGCAGGCATCGAATGAACGGAAGCTGCCGCCGTGGCTCGCCGACGCGGCTGCTCTGCCCGCTGGGCCGGAGCGCGATAGT
This region includes:
- the sctS gene encoding type III secretion system export apparatus subunit SctS, translated to MDLTTLTGFATQGMILCLDVAMPIVIVAAVVGLLVSFLQAVTSMQDQTVSQGVKLVAVVIAIAIAAPISGAAVLRFANQVLAAAAPQ